The following nucleotide sequence is from Acyrthosiphon pisum isolate AL4f chromosome A2, pea_aphid_22Mar2018_4r6ur, whole genome shotgun sequence.
aacgtaTACCAAGATAAGAAAACATTGATTACGACCATTgtcattattttagaaaaattaagaaaagtatttatagtagtgtttcataattttaaatatattgttttaattaaatgttctaaaaataaaatttttggctaatttattatgcatattttaacattttagtgcatatatttttgcatatttaagattttttagcgCTTCTTTGGTTggtttttaatgcatataaatacGCGCTCTACTTATGGGATTAAGTTAGGATATACTTTGAGGTATTGTAAATACCAATTTAATCCTATGGGGTGAATATGCAATCTCaaacaaatttgaacttaaaatatttagattttatgattttagtatgaacaacttatgaagaactttgaattaaattttcaatctttggGTACAGAAgcttaacattttattagtttttaactactaaatatttaaattttcttgattttgatgaatgttgtcaacatttgatctttaaatgctaatataaaaaaaaaactgcgcccatgtatctttaatattttgtaactgctattataacaacttatgagaaaccttttatttaaacattttcaagcttttagtCACAGCGAAAAAATGTCTAGTATCTACCGCGATTatacgtttttgaattacaacaaaataatgaaatcatcGCATGAGAAATTTAGTTTCCTGGTGAATATCCTGTCAAAAAAATGctcatgaaaaatgtatttgacttttggttaacttttttatttgttattaacttatGAGTTGAGAAATagaaatcttatattaaattttcaaatcttagatatagaatgaaaaatttttacgaaattctaaggacaaaataattttcaaatattcgtgattttcacaattttcagttttcacatacttataaaaaattacgtCTATCCTACTTCCATGCTCTgcagattttttaaaaacgataaagATACATAAAAGTACAATTACCAGTTAtggctatatatgtatatagcagtaatagtatttgtatttttgttcatattgtttcaaaaacaaCGGTATAGTATGACAATGAGAtgattagttataaattattgatcgtattacatacaacatacgttatgttttatatttacttgacaaggtatattttttagtaataaaaaaataattcatattttattgaagtaggtcaatagtatttaatttctattacttaaattgttttcatcagtttttaatttgtagtacCATAATACAGGGTGATACATTTAACATGGCAACAACAGGcactatcattatttaaaaaataatattctgctttggaatacgAAAATTAAACTTTAGGTATCTTGTCATTCAAAAAGCTATGaaacctaaaaaattataaaaacacatttttcctAACGACTAGAAAcaatgcaaattttttttttgaaaaacaaatatttttcgaaataatgagtggtttatgataaaagaatcacctggtatataatatgcacattgcacGTGTACCTATATGACCTATATATTACAGATATTATGTTGATTAGTAGCAATTCTATTTTGCATTTAATCTCCTTTGAACATCACTTATCAATGTTTTTCTTTGATGGAcgacaattaaaatatagtattattcgcttaacaacatattttattattatttttttttttattaatgtgttttttagTTACCCATTCGTCAATATAATGTGCCTaccttttacttttattatttcaattttaattaggtacgtaATATACGTAAGCCATTAATTTGACgtattattgcatttatttttgcGTATACCTGTAATGtatcaggtaaaattgatttatagataatgcagttgatatattttcaaaaataaaaaaaagatatctTAATAAACTActtttgtttatcaatataaatatcgCCATATAattagtttgtagacttttaactatagccatataggtattcaatcgtatttctaaaatatctggtAGCtaccttattatatttaaaaagtaggtCAGCGCATTTTGGTGGTGGATGTTTGACCATCGGGCATCGGACAGGATAGTGCAATTTTActgtattcgatttgaatgcaatgattgcattcgataaaaaacgattctgagctgacgagggaatcttttttatttaattttattcgtttctatggtgataaacaaagcgttttaaaatagctcaaaaatggcTAAAATTTTCCGAACTTTAAACCGTAAGGaacaaaatccaaaatacaacaaaaaagatCTCTTGTCCCCCATCGTGGGGGCACGGTCCCGGGGCCCATCTTtatccccaaaatatatttttttgacgcGTCCAATAGttacatatttaagtaggtaggtatggtaggtaaattattattaataataataaaataaaattattcttaattttatatcacgaaaaattattataaataatgaactacgtttgccaacaattttgtttgttttttttttgagcattttagattacaaatttaactatttaagtaggtatataaaaaggtagttataagaaaaaattatttagctcttgtaaattaggtatttcagttcaaagtaggtattaatgaatattatatactaagctttagaggaccatagttaataacccagtgaaccaaaattgatcatttgactgtcaaaatgttcagaaaaaaataaatctaccataatccatcaaaaaataaagtggttaccacttgaaaaaataaagtcgattttattattggtacaactgtttgtttaaaaatgttataaaaatattgcctgttaaaaatatagaaccgtctttttttgttttaacaaaattccatatcatcgatccatagttgttaaaaataaaaaccgtgtACAATGGCATAAGATAGGTACactctgtacctatattttttgtatggtaaaaaatcatacaataatataaagtcgttaatcgactattcttaaaaaaatgatattataaatattaaattataataatatattctatataacatttataaatatgataataatttgtattaattaaaatcaacttAATCTATTAGTCGAAAACGCGCGTGAATTTGGTATAGCTAAATTATTGATTTCACTTTTGTCTGCAACAAAGATGCTGATTTCGTGTAATTGGCAATTTTATAAATTCggcgtaacatattatatgaggGGTTGAAATCCAAAACGTattattaccaaaatattgatttttcagGAGAAGCGATTTTCTGTATCTTAACATTTCcaataaaaacaaaccatttataaccagacaaatcattttgaaaagaaagtttttttttttaaattatttaatataatatattatttatatttaaaacgattttaatgtgttaaatattttagagtcatattcttaatttaatttaaaacttaagtaaaatttttaaaattatattttagtacgttctggaataacatttttacttccCCATATACAGGTATACAACACGGGTAAAAGTACGTATTGGCATTTAAATGGAAAAAGTACGAtttgattttctaaatattatttttatgtttggtaAATGTTCGTTTTGGATTAACCAGTCATTTTGAATCGCAAATTTGACCAAAAAGTAGTAGGTAAGTTTTGATTTATTCTGACGACGTCAATCGATGTATCGATATTTTTCCATAAGAATCGAGACCAGGCACCAGCTAACtcaattttgtcaatttatttAGGCAATAGTACCTACGTTTTGGATTTCCACCCCTCATATATAGGTGTTGTATTTAATTGCGCCTTCGGTAATGCAACGCTGTGGATACGACGTATTattgccataatattattatctagccCAGCGGCCGAGATATTTACGCTCATATTTGTTATCAATGTtgttatcataaaaatttttttatcattcgtGTTGTGGCGATGTACATCAAAATATTGAGCCGCGGCTCCATCCACAGGtacatcgtataataatatgatctaagatcGCATCCACGAAATTTCGGGACAAGTAGGTACCCCAATTCTTCTCACAACGTACTCCCTGTTAGGGTCCCGGCAGGGTATTTCGTTATGCTCTCGGCCGTTACCgtcgttttaaatattgttcGCGTTCACCGtttgtatttaaacaataatgttaAGCCTTTTTGTCTTTTTATTGACGATCGTAGTATACACGCGTAGCAAACTTTTTTGTcagttatatcaaatataataattactactatGTCGGTTATCCAGGCGTTTTGGCTTTCGTCGTCATTCTAAGGTTCCTAGCCTCAAACAATCAAACCTTTCCTCCTTCGTTGTCGGCGGCAAATTTTTCACATCATCAAGGAAAAGTATAGACCTATAATAAGGCTATAAACTagtttatactgtttataaattataggtctAAAAAGTAAACTTATCTACAATAATTACCTACCgaccacagatttctatattatagtgtagtaTAGAAGTCTGCGGTACCGACTCATATCCAAGTCTATCGAGTCCTACTACGATATCAGATTTGATGACTTAcgacaaataacatttttttttaaagtaaatatggTGTATAAATGTGTGGTTCCAAATTGTGGTGTAATTTATGCTAAtgcatcaaaaattaaattatatcggtaaggtttaacattaaaaaatcattgagtgtacctattctGTGTAAGACCAATTAATATCTTCGACGTATGTATTATAGATTTCCAACCGATgaagttttaaaaagtaaatggATGAAAAGTTgttcaattacaaaatatctcgTATCTTACAAAGTGTGTGGTAATCATTTTTTACCTGAAGATATTAAAGATAATGGTCGTCTAATACCTTCTGCTGTCCCTAGTATACAACTTGGTGTAAATCTCCATCCAAATTCTGAAAATTCAAGCCAAATGTATGTAGAATTTTATGTCTATACGcctaattttttatatagatttatagttatcttattgtaaattattattcactcaTGTTTAGTGATAtcagtacaattaataattccaAACCGAATGGAGCTGACTCACCTCAAAGATCTGATACCTCTACTAGTTTGATCACTGAGTACGTACCTCGTAACtactaacaaatatattttatttaaaatacgttttgTATACTATGTATTGCAGTATATCACCAACTCAAACAtcaaaaaaaggaaaattttcattaaatcatcctaggtattttaatgatttaaccATTGAACATTTTTCTACACCAAATAGAGCTAAAATATATCTAGCATTTGCCAAACAAAAGCACAATGACGTCaagaaaaaaactgaaaaaggcTCAACAACAAAACCGAAGATTggcagaaaaattaaaatgtatcaatatttaattcggACCATAAGACAGAAAATGCTTCTCAGCTTATGCAAGTAAATCACtttgtacttactacttagtatAAGATCTATGGTCTGAtccatgaatatattattatctaagccCGCAAACGTGAACACATGGTGGACGTTAGTGCGGGTGTTCCAAGGAGCCCATATGTTAGGGAATTGTTTGTGGACCGGGAACCAGATAGGTGAGTtgagtattttgatatttttttcttttttttttttttaacgatagaCGTTTTTTTTCAGATCCATCTGAGCAGCCTGAACAAGTGCAATCTGTTTCCCCGCCACCTGCGTCGCTCTATACCCGGTACTTCTGCAGCTTCACCTCAACCGCCTCCAAGGTCGCCAACCACCCCTACTGGACGGATGGTGAATTTGCGATTGATGACGCCGAAGAGGATGAAGTACTCGGAATCAGAGGAAAATATCCTACACGATCTGATTTTGACCAACTCGCCATTGTTGAACACCAGGGGGGATTTGATTACGCTGTTGCAGCACATTGCGTTTAAACATGATCCTCCCAGGACATTGACCAGTTTAAGGACTAAGATCCGAGATATGAAGAGAGATATGCAAAGCCGTGGAATCATaaattagtcttttttttttttttgcaactctaaaactttaaatgttatattatagctcCCTAATAATGGTTTCAtgaaaagtatgaatttagtAGTTGAAATCTATCCTCCTTCATCTCTTTTGGATATTTACCAACACAAGATTGTATTTAACACTTTTTCTATCATAAGTCATTACTTTCAATGTATTTATTCGTATTGCAATAATTGCAatgacttatttaatattttataataagttaaaataaaagtttatataaaaaaataaacctcaAGACTGATcagtaatatataatgttgtgtgttttaatatttgttgtatggTCTGATCTTATGTTTTTCTAAAAAGTGATAAATGTTTGTACAATAGAGACTAGAGAGACATAATAATACTTAGATAGCTAAATTACTAAGCAAAGCTAATACATTTAACTGTAATGCCAGTGTTTATTGCAACAAAAataggaatttaaaaattacaactattaattttctaattgtCCATGAGATGATCTTTAAAATCATGTCTggaaaaactgaaaataaaagaTGTTagtgtacttaatatattatattataaaaaataacctatTAGAAACTAAAACATTTAGGTtttgtatcaatatttaattcggACCATTAGACAGAAAATGCTTCTCAGTTTATGCAAGTTAATCACtttgtacttactacttagtatAAGATCTATGGTCTGAtccatgaatatattattatctatgttgaTAATGGTAAGACGGCTGTCTAGTATAGTTATAGttagaaactttaaaattttagctatgattatacattttacctactatataatattaacttatatatacatatatatatagtatattatatattctgttcAAAATGAGATGATGACTCGGCAGTCAAGTTGTGCGCATGGGCGTGGCTTTGTTCCGTGGCAGTGCCAACGTGTCACCGTAGTGGGGACGGCGTCTGAACATATGTCTGACCGCCGCCTGACAAAAACTGGTCGCCGCCGAGTCATCATttcattttgaacagagtatagactatagtattattatatacttttattaatttattaatttatgatatagatGCCAAGTTTGCAAGTGACTAAAAAAGAGGAATTTCGTCAGGGTAATGgtcatttttaatactaatattggTACAAATAGACTCCcattcatgttattattatgttttagataaaattaaaaaaaaattatcaagttaaaaaataatgaaatattagtattaaaaatgacCATTACTCatttttaatactgttttatctaaaacataataataacatgaatgGGAGTCTATttgtctatataaataaatttggtgTTAATATGCTAATGtttcaatatgtataatattataatgtacccattattattaattgtattatatgtttatatttttcagctaTTCCTACACAATGTTCTTTAGATATTTCCCAACAAGTGATATCAAGACAACATGAACATTTAATCCTACCAGTTAATTTATCAGGTGTTCCGGCTCTATTAgagaaatattcattattacatatatatacagtgtgtccCGTTTTAAATGTACCACTAAATATCTCAGCCCGATAATCTTAGATTGAAATACGGTTTGCTGCAATAGCTAAGGGGTACTGAAGTACACATTTAAggacaaatttcaaatttttaactcttgtagtttgcgcatgcgcaatacaatttttttttttttaaattgcaacacCTATTTTTGTCACCGGATAtggatagattattttattctaagtaATTTTGATCCATTGACCATAGTTCTAAACCAAAAATTGAATGAGTTACAccttttggaaattttaaaataattaaattttttcgattttaccaaaaacatttattgttttaaatttgatttgagtgattttttcatagattttaataaagaaTGTGAAGtaggaaattaaataaaaaatactccgTTACATTGTTTTgacttatgtttattttttttatctaataaaatgttcaaaatttccTCCGTTTTTTTCTAAACACATTTCCAATCGACGACTCACTTCTATATAGGTTGCTGCCAAAATTTGTTCTTTTGTTGTCTGCACGCtaccgttattttattttttaaatcctgTAAGTTTGCTGGTGGATCTGCATAAACAACAGTCTTTAAATGaccccataaaaaaaaatctaatggtGTTAGATCAGGTGACCGTGGGGGCCATTCCACTGGCCCGTGAGTTCCCATCCATCGATTTCCAAACATTTCATTTAACTGTTGTCTTACAATAATGGCATTATGAGCGGGTGCTCCATCctgttgaaaaaataagttttgacGAAGTAATAAAGGGACATCTTCCAACATCATCGGTAGCAAAGTTAAGAAATCTGAATAACGTCTTCCATTAAGAGTACCGTCATAAAAATGTGGACCTATTAAATTTCCTCCTAATAATCCGCACCACACATTTGTGCCCCATACTGTTTGATAATTTGTATCAACTGCCCAATGTGGATTTCCGTTTGACCAATAACGGTTATTCTGCTTATTTAAAACGCCATTATTGGTAAACTTTGATTCATCGGtccacaaaatgtaatttaaaaataatgggtCGTTATTAATTTCTGTTGTTATCCATGCAATAAATGTTAATCTACGTTCGTTATCACCTTGGCGTAAATGCTGAACTAGNNNNNNNNNNNNNNNNNNNNNNNNNNNNNNNNNNNNNNNNNNNNNNNNNNATCATTTTTGAACTAAAatgaaatgcatttaaataatttaatacaaaattacctaaaaaaaaatgtatgtgtaatgtttttggtaaaatcgaaaacatttaatgattttcaaattttcaaaagctGTAACTCATTCAATTTTAGGTTTAGAACTATGGTCAATGGATCAAAATtacttagaataaaataatctatccaTATCCGGTGACAAAAATAGGggttgcaatttaaaaaaaaaaaatttgtattgcgcatgcgcatactacaagagttaaaaatttgaaatttgtccTTAAATGTGTACTTCAGTACCCCTTAGCTATTGCAGCAAATTGTCataaattcaaacttttttagCAACTTCTTTTGCCgagttaaatgtttattttaggtTAATGTTTTCGCGTTAGTTTAGGGAGCAACATATTATCCTAAACACTAGGACCTGCTCAGTGGCGTGTCAAAGGTATTATTTTGGAGCAATTGCTCCTTCAAAATTGTTGGTTGGTGAGTGGTCCCCCTGCCACAAAATACCTAGCCTCCTAGGCGACTATGTATATCGTAGAAATATCATATCCGATTATACAAATTGTTACAAatgtacgtatattttataaatttttaatttaaacttttttgccGAGTTGGAAATGTCGTTATTAAAGGGGGGTGGATAGGTGGGTACCTTGTACACATTTTTGCTCCTTACCAAAATTGAGTTCAACACGCCACTGAACCTACCTACTACCAAGGCAATGCTGCCTTTTNNNNNNNNNNNNNNNNNNNNNNNNNNNNNNNNNNNNNNNNNNNNNNNNNNCATAGTtccaaaattgttaaaaaaaataacgtttttataaaaaaaaaatcatatttttaaatattttttatccttatattttttaacttttgaactTTTTTGAAATGACCAgcataaaagttttaatttaatttttccaaagcagaatatttttctaagtattttgatacataaaaatcaaattttggatgagtagtttatgagttaaaacttaaaagtatttaaattttagacaaGCCGAGTTGGGGACAAACATTTTGCGAGGTAACCCTATACCACTCCACTCTAcccatttaaactttaaatacttataactcataaactactcgccctaaatttgatttttatgaatcaaaatacttagaaaaatattctacattggaatatgaaattaaaactatatgctgtcattcaaaaaagtaaaaaacttaaaaaatttaaggataaacaattttttaaattataattttttaataaaaacattgtttttttttaagaacttgaaactatgtaaaaaaatatttccaaaaacattaatattttagagaTGATGAGTGTTTTATGCTTAATGAATCACACTGTATCCTATTGAAAAAATGAAACTCTaaatcatatataaaaatataaaatttatgaatgttgcaaatttgatttttttacgataataaatgtacataatatactgaatGGTGTTTGTTTTAGGTTTCTACGTTATTTTGACTATAGAAGTATATGGACGCCGTGTGTCCTCCATTATGCctcgaaaatgcaaaaaatattattataatcatacacaTACATTTGATTTGGAACAATCGAAACCAACAGTTTTTAACTCCACCTTCCTCATAAACTAATTAAGGTACGGCATTAAAGTCTGGACAGAGccaatcacatattatattatattgaactacGAGTGAATAATATTGTCCCAACATAAGTATAAACGTCGTAAGGACGACATAGCCACCCTGCCTGTACTAGCGCATTTAGGTACCGATTTAAAAGGTTTTATAGTGTCTAATAGCTCCACtcatcagaatctaaaattaatgtattaggGTTAGGTGTATATGCATTTGGCACTGAGGGTGACGGTAATTTTAAGGGGAGTTCATAGACTCTATAGTATTCTCCTTATTATCCTAGTAATTCCTTTATTCAACAGGTAGTTGTGTATACATTTCCACACCACCTTTGCGATAAACGACGACATTGGAATAATGAAGTCCGTTTAAATGCATGAGGTATTATACACCGCGCCGTTTTCGTCAAAACTTAAGTGAATTGTCAATTGCGGTGATAACAATAAACACCTACCTACGTTAATATATggagttataatataagttaaattcaatattattattaaaaaacaaagcttaagaaaggtaggtaagtggatgtcgctctgctgcacagtaggttacaagtgggtcactgtataatggatagtattaaatttgaattcaatgatataatatcactgtataagaaaaacgactctgagcggagacggtttgtcagtctaggtattagacatacctattataggaaTCAGTGGCGTGTCAAAGGTATTATTTTGGAGCAATTGCTCCTTCAAAATTGTTGGTTGGTGAGTGGTCCCCCTGCCACAAAATACCTAGCCTCCTAGGCGACTATGTATATCGTAGAAATATCATATCCGATTATACAAATTGTTACAAatgtacgtatattttataaatttttaatttaaacttttttgccGAGTTGGAAATGCCGTTATTAAAGGGGGGTGGATAGGTGGGCACCTTGTACACATTTTTGCTCCTTACCAAAATTGAGTTCAACACGCCACTGAACCTACCTACTACCAAGGCAATGCTGCCTTTTACATACTGCCGCcccatattaatataactttttttctacTCACACCTAcgatgtttacaatattaaactacttatttaaattcataattcaataataaatattatatgtaaatcaaATTAGGTTTTACATTGTTAAATAggcactattttataaataaattaaaattaagtaaggAATCTTTattaaatcacaataattacctattaaatatagactatagtaatatattccccgtattttataattaaaaatacagcaGTATTCTTTCCTTTTCCATTATgtgtttttatcatattatttc
It contains:
- the LOC100571994 gene encoding uncharacterized protein LOC100571994, which encodes MVYKCVVPNCGVIYANASKIKLYRFPTDEVLKSKWMKSCSITKYLVSYKVCGNHFLPEDIKDNGRLIPSAVPSIQLGVNLHPNSENSSQIDISTINNSKPNGADSPQRSDTSTSLITDISPTQTSKKGKFSLNHPRYFNDLTIEHFSTPNRAKIYLAFAKQKHNDVKKKTEKGSTTKPKIGRKIKMYQYLIRTIRQKMLLSLCNPQT